One stretch of Chiloscyllium plagiosum isolate BGI_BamShark_2017 chromosome 17, ASM401019v2, whole genome shotgun sequence DNA includes these proteins:
- the LOC122558741 gene encoding chymotrypsin-like protease CTRL-1: MGLPWTFCLTIITVTTVAAAPSVYPSKNYESRIVNGQYAQPGSWPWQVSLQDSYGQHFCGGSLVNQNWVITAAHCNFNPGYHRVVLGEFDMYSSEEQLQIKSVSQVITHPYWNPYNMNYDCTLLRLSSPANINHYASPVRLVAPNADIPGGTICITTGWGRTVPGGAISSKLMQTNIPIIDSQTCRQYWGNQITDIMICAGASGTSSCQGDSGGPLVCYGNTGWNLVGIVSWGTVNCNIYSPAVYARVSKLRSFVDQYIYY, translated from the exons ATGGGGCTCCCCTGGACTTTCTGTCTCACTATCATCACAGTAACTACGG TTGCTGCTGCTCCATCAGTCTATCCCAGCAAAAATTATGAATCCAGAATTGTTAATGGACAGTATGCTCAACCAGGATCCTGGCCATGGCAGGTTTCCCTGCAG GATTCTTATGGACAACATTTCTGTGGTGGCTCTCTAGTAAATCAAAACTGGGTTATCACTGCTGCCCACTGCAATTTTAA CCCTGGGTATCATCGAGTTGTACTTGGAGAATTTGACATGTATTCCTCAGAAGAACAACTTCAAATTAAAAGTGTTTCCCAG GTCATAACCCATCCTTACTGGAACCCCTATAACATGAACTATGACTGCACTCTTCTCAGACTCTCTTCCCCAGCCAACATAAATCACTATGCCTCTCCAGTCAGACTTGTTGCTCCTAATGCTGACATTCCAGGAGGCACAATCTGTATTACTACTGGATGGGGAAGGACAGTACCTGGAGGCG CCATCTCTAGCAAGTTGATGCAAACTAATATTCCTATTATTGATTCACAAACCTGTCGACAGTACTGGGGGAATCAAATCACTGACATTATGATTTGTGCTGGTGCTTCTGGAACCTCCTCTTGCCAG ggtGATTCTGGAGGACCTCTTGTTTGCTATGGAAATACCGGCTGGAACCTAGTTGGCATTGTTTCTTGGGGAACAGTAAACTGCAATATATACAGTCCTGCAGTTTATGCCCGCGTTTCCAAATTACGCTCATTTGTTGATCAATACATTTATTACTAG